One Pseudomonas abieticivorans genomic region harbors:
- a CDS encoding DUF1302 domain-containing protein, with protein sequence MESTKGTGTMYPQRLAMAVALATALPAYAADFNIGEIEGRFDSSLSIGASWGTSNPDKAFIGVANGGTASSRTSDDGRLNFHKGEAFSKIFKGVHDLELKYGDSGVFVRAKYWYDFELKDGSQHLYDIDDSGRDQSAKASGAQFLDAFVYHNYSIGDLPGSVRAGKQVVSWGESTFIGNSINSINPADVAALRRPGSEIKEGLIPVNMLYVSQGLSDNLSAEAFYQLTWQKTVLDNCGTFFGSDVAAQGCDTGMAVNGSDLDRNASTYGYVPRLADQDARDSGQYGVALRWTVPELNETEFGFYALNYHSRTPESSWVVGSGALKDPVGGLSGQGGVSTARYYIVYPEDIHLYGISFATNIGATAVSGEISYRPNMPMSLNSSDVSTAATLGSAATSALVNAGLPVFSTGWASSAYGSTIQGYKRMPYTQAQMTAIRTFDQVLRADRLSLIGEAGVAHIGGLGSTDGSDLRFGRSSVYGSGELASAGTAALLGGVSGNQICAVLNSANPSECNDKGFYTPISWGYRLRATLEYNDAFLGVNLKPNLSFSHDVRGNGPTFTEGSKAVSLGVDADYLSKYTASLSYTNYFGGDYNTTTDRDFVAMSFGVSF encoded by the coding sequence ATGGAAAGTACAAAAGGTACGGGGACTATGTATCCCCAACGCCTGGCAATGGCAGTCGCACTGGCAACCGCGCTGCCGGCCTATGCCGCAGACTTCAATATTGGGGAGATCGAGGGGCGATTCGATTCATCATTGTCCATTGGCGCCAGCTGGGGCACCAGCAACCCGGACAAGGCTTTTATCGGCGTGGCCAACGGCGGTACCGCGTCCAGCCGCACCTCAGACGACGGGCGCCTGAACTTCCACAAGGGCGAGGCATTTTCGAAAATCTTCAAGGGCGTGCACGACCTGGAGCTCAAATACGGCGACAGCGGCGTGTTCGTAAGGGCCAAGTACTGGTACGACTTCGAGCTCAAGGACGGCAGCCAGCACCTTTACGACATCGATGACAGCGGCCGCGACCAGTCCGCCAAGGCCAGCGGCGCGCAGTTTCTCGACGCCTTCGTGTACCACAACTACAGCATCGGCGACCTGCCTGGCAGTGTGCGCGCCGGCAAGCAGGTGGTCAGTTGGGGCGAGAGCACCTTCATCGGCAACTCGATCAACAGCATCAACCCCGCCGACGTCGCCGCCTTGCGCCGCCCCGGCTCCGAGATCAAGGAAGGGCTAATCCCGGTCAACATGCTCTACGTCAGCCAAGGCCTGAGTGACAACCTTTCGGCCGAGGCCTTTTACCAACTCACCTGGCAAAAAACCGTGCTGGACAATTGCGGCACGTTTTTCGGCAGCGACGTTGCGGCGCAAGGCTGCGACACCGGCATGGCGGTCAACGGCAGCGATCTGGATCGCAACGCCAGCACCTACGGCTACGTGCCACGCTTGGCCGACCAGGACGCCCGCGATAGCGGCCAGTACGGCGTGGCGCTGCGCTGGACCGTGCCGGAACTCAACGAAACCGAGTTCGGATTCTATGCACTCAATTACCACAGCCGCACCCCGGAAAGCAGCTGGGTGGTGGGCAGCGGCGCGCTGAAAGATCCGGTCGGCGGCTTGTCCGGCCAGGGCGGCGTGAGCACTGCGCGCTACTACATCGTGTACCCGGAAGACATCCACCTGTACGGCATCAGCTTTGCCACCAACATCGGCGCCACGGCGGTGTCGGGCGAGATCAGCTACCGGCCCAACATGCCGATGTCGCTCAACAGCAGCGACGTGTCCACCGCCGCCACCCTGGGCTCGGCCGCCACCAGCGCGTTGGTCAATGCCGGGCTGCCGGTGTTCAGTACCGGCTGGGCCAGTTCGGCCTATGGCTCGACCATCCAGGGCTACAAACGCATGCCTTACACCCAGGCGCAAATGACGGCGATACGCACCTTTGACCAAGTGCTGCGCGCCGACCGCCTGAGCTTGATCGGTGAAGCCGGGGTCGCCCACATCGGCGGCCTGGGCAGCACCGATGGCTCGGACCTGCGCTTTGGCCGCAGCAGCGTGTATGGCAGCGGCGAACTGGCCAGCGCCGGTACCGCTGCCCTGCTGGGCGGGGTGTCGGGCAACCAGATCTGCGCGGTGCTGAACTCGGCCAACCCCAGCGAATGCAACGACAAAGGCTTTTACACGCCGATCTCCTGGGGCTACCGGTTGCGCGCCACGCTGGAATACAACGACGCCTTCCTGGGGGTGAACCTCAAGCCCAACCTGTCGTTCTCCCATGACGTGCGCGGCAACGGCCCGACCTTCACCGAAGGCAGCAAGGCGGTGAGCCTGGGCGTGGACGCCGACTACCTGTCCAAATACACCGCCAGCCTGAGTTACACCAACTACTTTGGCGGCGACTACAACACCACCACCGACCGTGACTTTGTCGCCATGAGTTTTGGCGTGAGTTTCTAA
- a CDS encoding DUF1329 domain-containing protein — MTHPHLMKIGCLTLSLLAGHVLAAVPADQAARLGADLTPVGAQKAGNADGSIPAWTGGLPTTAGKMDADGFLPDPFAGEKPLLVITAKNAEQYKSKLTPGQLAMFTRYPDTYRIPVYTTHRSVSLPDKSLAATKLNATDTTLVEGGNGLEHYHPGAVPFPIPKDGLEVIWNLIGRYRGDTLKRIVMQASPQTNGSFTPNVVKQELAYPTGLSDYQPEEMANILSFYREEFLSPARMAGGVLLVHDTVNQVKEPRMAWQYNAGQRRVRRAPQIAYDSPAAEGMRTLDDFDLFNGAPDRFDWKLVGKQELYIPYNSYRLESPKLKYTDIIQAGHINQDDTRYELHRVWHLQATLKPGERHIYSRRDIYIDEDSWQGAEADAYDGRGALWRVSEGHASFFYDVKVPSFAAETHYDILSGRYAVNSLRNEEKNSYTFNVPVSRKEFTPSALRVTGIR; from the coding sequence ATGACACACCCGCATCTGATGAAAATAGGCTGCCTGACCCTGAGCCTGCTCGCCGGCCACGTGCTGGCCGCCGTGCCCGCCGACCAGGCGGCGCGCCTTGGCGCCGACCTGACGCCGGTGGGCGCGCAAAAAGCCGGCAATGCCGATGGCAGCATTCCGGCCTGGACCGGCGGGCTGCCGACCACGGCGGGCAAGATGGATGCCGACGGCTTTTTGCCCGACCCTTTTGCCGGAGAAAAGCCGCTGCTGGTGATTACCGCGAAAAACGCCGAGCAGTACAAAAGCAAACTCACCCCGGGCCAACTGGCGATGTTTACCCGCTACCCGGACACTTACCGCATACCGGTGTACACCACGCACCGCAGTGTCAGCTTGCCGGACAAAAGCCTGGCCGCGACCAAACTCAATGCCACCGACACCACCCTGGTCGAAGGCGGCAACGGCCTGGAACACTACCACCCGGGTGCGGTGCCTTTTCCGATCCCCAAGGATGGCCTGGAAGTGATCTGGAACCTGATCGGCCGCTACCGCGGTGACACCCTCAAGCGCATCGTGATGCAGGCCTCGCCGCAAACCAATGGCAGCTTCACGCCTAACGTGGTCAAGCAGGAACTGGCGTACCCCACCGGTCTGAGCGACTACCAGCCGGAAGAAATGGCCAACATCCTGAGCTTCTACCGCGAGGAGTTCCTATCACCGGCACGCATGGCCGGCGGCGTGTTGCTGGTGCACGACACCGTCAACCAGGTCAAGGAACCGCGCATGGCCTGGCAGTACAACGCCGGCCAGCGCCGCGTGCGCCGCGCCCCGCAAATCGCCTACGACAGCCCGGCGGCCGAGGGCATGCGTACCCTGGACGATTTTGACCTGTTCAATGGCGCACCCGACCGTTTCGATTGGAAACTGGTGGGCAAGCAGGAGTTGTACATCCCCTACAACAGCTACCGCCTGGAATCGCCGAAGCTCAAGTACACCGACATCATCCAGGCCGGCCACATCAACCAGGACGACACCCGCTACGAACTGCACCGGGTGTGGCACCTGCAGGCCACGCTCAAGCCAGGCGAGCGGCACATTTATTCGCGGCGTGACATCTACATCGACGAGGACAGCTGGCAGGGCGCCGAAGCCGACGCCTACGATGGCCGCGGCGCGCTGTGGCGGGTATCCGAAGGCCACGCCAGTTTCTTCTACGACGTGAAGGTGCCCTCCTTCGCCGCCGAAACCCATTACGACATCCTGTCGGGGCGCTACGCGGTGAACTCGCTGCGCAACGAAGAGAAGAACAGCTACACGTTCAACGTGCCGGTCAGCCGCAAAGAGTTCACACCCTCGGCGCTGCGCGTGACCGGGATTCGCTGA
- a CDS encoding LysR family transcriptional regulator — protein MKLHQLRALVSICESGSIQEASRLLHISQPALSKGIKELEAELGVPLLVRSNRGITATEYGERLVRRARMILEEVRRAREEIDTLKGVMDGKLSIGVSPVTPGVQFVDSLNRYRKRYPKVHIQIHELRPSKLMEGLREGLLDMALTSLPATRTDGFHWQELYAQPTVLAVRKGHPLRNATSLAQLREQDWLLQDSLEQSKVGTMFKDNGVAWPENVIECASVVLFAELAATSDAISYWSLRILERTQMMMQTLDILDIAEPVPPMNISLVCRDQELMTREAKALADELIYVYTGPHTLKAPASTVAT, from the coding sequence ATGAAGCTTCATCAGCTGCGCGCCCTGGTTTCCATCTGCGAAAGCGGCAGCATTCAGGAAGCTTCGCGCCTGTTGCACATCTCCCAGCCGGCCCTGTCCAAAGGCATCAAGGAGCTGGAAGCCGAGCTGGGCGTGCCGTTGCTGGTGCGTTCCAACCGTGGCATCACTGCCACCGAGTACGGTGAACGGCTGGTACGCCGCGCCCGTATGATCCTTGAAGAAGTGCGCCGCGCGCGGGAAGAAATCGACACGCTCAAGGGCGTGATGGACGGCAAGTTGTCGATCGGGGTGTCACCGGTCACCCCAGGCGTGCAGTTTGTCGACAGCCTCAACCGTTACCGCAAGCGTTACCCCAAGGTGCACATCCAGATCCACGAACTGCGGCCTTCCAAACTGATGGAAGGCCTGCGCGAGGGCTTGCTCGACATGGCCCTGACCTCCCTGCCTGCCACCCGCACCGACGGTTTCCACTGGCAAGAACTGTATGCGCAGCCTACCGTACTGGCCGTGCGCAAGGGCCACCCGCTGCGCAATGCCACCTCGTTGGCACAATTGCGCGAACAGGACTGGCTGCTGCAAGACTCCTTGGAGCAATCCAAAGTAGGCACGATGTTCAAGGACAATGGCGTGGCGTGGCCAGAGAACGTCATCGAGTGTGCCTCGGTGGTGCTGTTCGCGGAGCTGGCCGCTACCAGCGACGCCATCAGCTACTGGTCGCTGCGTATCCTGGAGCGCACGCAAATGATGATGCAGACCCTGGACATCCTCGACATCGCCGAACCCGTGCCGCCCATGAACATCTCCCTGGTGTGCCGCGACCAGGAGTTGATGACCCGCGAAGCCAAGGCCCTGGCCGACGAGTTGATCTACGTGTACACCGGCCCGCACACCCTCAAGGCCCCGGCATCGACCGTAGCGACGTAA
- a CDS encoding MFS transporter: MPSPAPQNRRLVIALLMAVMVISVLDKTIFAFAGVQIIDELKLSPEQFGFVGSAFFFLYSLSGIAVGFVANRFPARWILTVMALVWTSAQLLVTTANSLGALTFSRLLLGAGCGPGTAVTQHASFKWYGPREQVLPASLIQVSIMLGGLLGAIALPYLISHFGWRLAYLALAGLSLAWVLAWLLFGAEGNHASTATASPQEAPLKYRHLLLNRTFVWISLMCFLAYLPNALSFSWSAVYLQKGLGLSPMQTGYLMFVATFGIIVLNLLVSALSQRLLKRGVSLQRSLVLPPMACCIVGGLAFCAMGTLLTGLAGKLGLYVLGCVLLNGVFAFGMTITSHISPSRQRGAMLAIHVGSMTLSGMLAPWLVGKLVTLLNGDIARGFETTVHGIGLATVVCAALGLYLINPAATRQRLLARTPLGAH; this comes from the coding sequence ATGCCTTCACCCGCCCCCCAAAACCGCCGCCTGGTGATTGCCCTGCTGATGGCGGTCATGGTCATCAGCGTGCTGGACAAGACCATCTTCGCTTTTGCTGGCGTGCAGATCATCGATGAACTGAAGCTGAGCCCCGAGCAGTTCGGTTTTGTCGGCAGCGCGTTTTTCTTCCTGTACTCGCTGTCGGGCATTGCCGTGGGCTTTGTCGCCAACCGCTTCCCGGCCCGCTGGATACTGACCGTGATGGCGCTGGTATGGACCAGTGCGCAATTGCTGGTGACCACCGCCAACAGCCTGGGCGCGCTTACCTTCAGCCGCTTGCTGCTGGGCGCCGGCTGCGGGCCCGGCACGGCCGTTACCCAGCACGCCAGCTTCAAGTGGTACGGGCCGCGCGAGCAGGTGCTGCCGGCGTCGTTGATCCAGGTCTCGATCATGCTGGGCGGCCTGCTCGGCGCCATTGCCCTGCCCTACCTCATCAGCCACTTCGGCTGGCGCCTGGCCTACCTGGCCCTGGCCGGGTTGAGCCTGGCCTGGGTGTTGGCGTGGTTGCTGTTTGGTGCCGAGGGCAACCACGCCAGCACGGCTACGGCGAGCCCCCAAGAGGCGCCGTTGAAGTACCGCCACCTGCTGCTCAATCGCACCTTCGTCTGGATTTCGTTGATGTGCTTTCTGGCCTACCTGCCCAACGCGCTGTCGTTCAGTTGGTCGGCGGTGTACCTGCAAAAAGGCCTGGGCCTGAGCCCGATGCAAACCGGCTACCTGATGTTTGTCGCGACCTTTGGCATCATCGTGCTCAACCTGCTGGTGTCGGCGCTGTCGCAACGCCTGCTCAAGCGCGGCGTGAGCCTGCAGCGCAGCCTGGTGCTGCCGCCCATGGCCTGCTGCATCGTCGGTGGCTTGGCGTTCTGCGCCATGGGCACGCTGCTCACGGGCCTGGCGGGCAAACTGGGCCTGTATGTGCTCGGTTGCGTGCTGCTCAATGGCGTGTTCGCCTTCGGCATGACCATCACCTCGCACATTTCACCGAGCCGCCAGCGCGGCGCGATGCTGGCGATTCACGTGGGCAGCATGACCCTTTCCGGCATGCTCGCCCCTTGGCTGGTGGGCAAGTTGGTCACGCTGCTGAACGGTGATATCGCCCGCGGCTTCGAAACCACCGTGCACGGCATCGGCCTGGCTACCGTGGTGTGCGCCGCCCTGGGGCTGTACCTCATCAACCCGGCGGCCACCCGCCAGCGCTTGCTTGCCCGCACGCCCCTCGGCGCGCACTGA